Within the Vigna angularis cultivar LongXiaoDou No.4 chromosome 10, ASM1680809v1, whole genome shotgun sequence genome, the region TAAGAACCATTTGACCATGTATTGTCGAAAAATGGCTGCCTACGCATACGACGATAAACTACTTATTCATTTCTTTCAAGATAGTTTGGTTGAAGCAGCGTTGAGTTGGTATACGCATCTGGAATCCTCTCATATCTGTTCTTGGACAGATTTGGCAGATGCCTTTGTAAGACAGTACAAATACAACATGCATGTCGCGCCAGACAGGTTACAATTGCACCATATGGCAAAGAAAGATGATGAGTCTTTTAAAGAATACGCGCAACAATGGAGAGAGTTGGCAGCGCAGGTTGAACCACCTCTATATGACAAGGAGATGGTTGCAATGTTTGTAAGCACACTACAACCACCTTTTTATGAGCATATGATTGGCAACGTGTCTTCCAATTTTGCTGATATCATCATCATAGGCGAAAGAATCGAAATCGGACTGAAAAGTGGGAAAATTATATCTCAAGCCACCACTCcgaagaaatatatttttaatccagggaaagagaaagaaggggGAGTGCATGCAACATCAGCAATACCCATGTGGGGAGGTCATGCGCCCACACATAGCTATCAACCAAGCCCGAGTTATCCTCCTTATGTGAACAATACAGTGTCTAGTCCCCAAATGAGACCTCGACAACCAGGATATTATCAACCACAACAGGCTAATGCCAGGGGCACTGGAGCCGGTTTAGGTCCAGATCAGAATGTTGGTCAAAGTGCTAATGCCAGGACGAACCAATTGAAAGTTTTCACTCCCATTCCTATGACGTATACAGATTTGTTACCTCATCTCTTAAAGAAAGGCATGGCCATTATTCGTCCCATGAAACCTTTACAACCTCCATACCCCCATAATTATGATCCAAATGCAAGATGCAATTTTCATGG harbors:
- the LOC128194421 gene encoding uncharacterized protein LOC128194421 yields the protein MEDWEEERETVKADISQLKDQVGQILEALKAMKTAGETSFAKADDNAHTPIHDAVGTQFTFPMYGLPPGYTPPIGDHSEAEHTSLAFPVTNNVLPISTQEPIHTTEAKLNETSKLPHTIVAQDATLHANVEGAKDKLEVLEGRLRAIEGFESYGFGDVARLSLAPRVTIPHKFKVPEFEKYKGNTCPKNHLTMYCRKMAAYAYDDKLLIHFFQDSLVEAALSWYTHLESSHICSWTDLADAFVRQYKYNMHVAPDRLQLHHMAKKDDESFKEYAQQWRELAAQVEPPLYDKEMVAMFVSTLQPPFYEHMIGNVSSNFADIIIIGERIEIGLKSGKIISQATTPKKYIFNPGKEKEGGVHATSAIPMWGGHAPTHSYQPSPSYPPYVNNTVSSPQMRPRQPGYYQPQQANARGTGAGLGPDQNVGQSANARTNQLKVFTPIPMTYTDLLPHLLKKGMAIIRPMKPLQPPYPHNYDPNARCNFHGGSIGHSTEKCMGLKFKVQSLIDAGWLKFQEDKPSVEVNPLAEHENTSTNAIEVGRHRLV